A genomic segment from Paralichthys olivaceus isolate ysfri-2021 chromosome 22, ASM2471397v2, whole genome shotgun sequence encodes:
- the fam113 gene encoding PC-esterase domain-containing protein 1A isoform X1, producing MAGSKKTREMMECVSHQQVRQLLHNKFIVVLGDSIQRSVYKDLVLLLQKEKYLTLQQLRSKGEMSFEMDCLVEGGFLSQLHNGTDYREVRQFQSDHYLVRFYFVTRIFSRYMQSILDDFHNGLKPDVVIVNSCVWDISRYKSNWVDDYKENLRTFFNKLSGILPEETLVMWSLTMPLAERIKGGFLVPEIEHMAPHLRYDVIEANFCSGTLANAYGIDVLDLHYQFRFSQQHRTKDGVHWNALAHRRITSLLLQHAAQAWGVNVPCQLTTVEHTEVTVPQPVYGKASNPAGTTSGVCHAGYAPNYRCPAPTNYFSSIERNYQSYREEFSNNSLPLHCYNFEDNHQQQRTYRHRPALPPQFHRESVHRRKYDQHGQGGNGFHYRPHHSHDRYNEHHHQYVMKSRRSRHHFAPYAHHRPDHYPRHGSYY from the exons ATGGCGGGGTCGAAGAAAACT AGGGAGATGATGGAGTGTGTGAGCCACCAGCAGGTCCGCCAGTTGCTCCATAACAAGTTCATCGTGGTGCTGGGAGACTCCA TTCAGAGGTCTGTATACAAGGACCTTGTTCTGCTGCTACAAAAGGAGAAATATCTCACCTTACAACAACTCAGGAGCAAG ggCGAGATGAGCTTTGAAATGGACTGCCTAGTAGAAGGTGGCTTTCTAAGCCAATTGCACAATGGAACAGATTACAGAGAGGTCCGACAGTTTCAGTCCGACCACTACCTGGTCCGCTTCTACTTTGTGACACGCATCTTCTCTCGCTACATGCAGAGCATCCTAGATGACTTCCACAATGGCTTGAAACCAGATGTAGTCATTGTCAACTCCTGTGTTTGGGATATCTCAAG ATACAAGTCCAATTGGGTTGATGACTACAAAGAGAACTTGCGTACGTTCTTTAACAAGCTGAGTGGTATCCTGCCTGAGGAAACCTTGGTCATGTGGAGCCTCACTATGCCTTTAGCAGAGAGAATCAAAGGTGGTTTCCTGGTGCCTGAG ATTGAGCACATGGCCCCCCACCTGCGTTATGATGTGATCGAAGCTAACTTCTGCAGCGGGACTCTGGCTAACGCCTATGGGATAGACGTGTTGGACCTACACTACCAGTTCCGCTTTTCTCAGCAGCATCGCACGAAGGATGGAGTCCACTGGAATGCGCTTGCCCACCGCAGGATAACCTCCCTGCTGTTACAGCACGCTGCACAGGCCTGGGGCGTCAACGTGCCCTGTCAACTGACCACTGTTG AACATACTGAAGTTACTGTTCCTCAGCCAGTCTATGGAAAGGCTTCCAACCCTGCAGGTACAACATCAG GAGTGTGTCACGCAGGGTATGCCCCTAACTACCGCTGCCCGGCTCCCACCAACTATTTTTCCAGCATTG AGAGAAATTACCAAAGCTACAGGGAGGAGTTCAGCAATAATTCCCTCCCCTTACACTGCTACAACTTTGAGGACAACCACCAGCAGCAACGAACATATCGCCACAGGCCTGCCCTCCCACCACAGTTTCACAGAGAATCTGTCCACAGACGCAAGTATGACCAACATGGACAGGGTGGAAATG GTTTCCACTACAGACCTCACCACAGCCACGATCGCTACAATGAGCACCATCATCAGTATGTGATGAAGAGCCGACGCAGCAGACACCACTTTGCTCCATACGCCCACCACAGACCAGATCACTACCCCAGACATGGCAGTTACTACTGA
- the fam113 gene encoding PC-esterase domain-containing protein 1A isoform X3, which produces MFGMDCSFVLCKCSRATSEGSPVIIQRSVYKDLVLLLQKEKYLTLQQLRSKGEMSFEMDCLVEGGFLSQLHNGTDYREVRQFQSDHYLVRFYFVTRIFSRYMQSILDDFHNGLKPDVVIVNSCVWDISRYKSNWVDDYKENLRTFFNKLSGILPEETLVMWSLTMPLAERIKGGFLVPEIEHMAPHLRYDVIEANFCSGTLANAYGIDVLDLHYQFRFSQQHRTKDGVHWNALAHRRITSLLLQHAAQAWGVNVPCQLTTVEHTEVTVPQPVYGKASNPAGTTSGVCHAGYAPNYRCPAPTNYFSSIERNYQSYREEFSNNSLPLHCYNFEDNHQQQRTYRHRPALPPQFHRESVHRRKYDQHGQGGNGFHYRPHHSHDRYNEHHHQYVMKSRRSRHHFAPYAHHRPDHYPRHGSYY; this is translated from the exons atgtttggaatggactgttCATTTGTCCTGTGTaaatgctccagagctacttcagaaggATCccctgtcatta TTCAGAGGTCTGTATACAAGGACCTTGTTCTGCTGCTACAAAAGGAGAAATATCTCACCTTACAACAACTCAGGAGCAAG ggCGAGATGAGCTTTGAAATGGACTGCCTAGTAGAAGGTGGCTTTCTAAGCCAATTGCACAATGGAACAGATTACAGAGAGGTCCGACAGTTTCAGTCCGACCACTACCTGGTCCGCTTCTACTTTGTGACACGCATCTTCTCTCGCTACATGCAGAGCATCCTAGATGACTTCCACAATGGCTTGAAACCAGATGTAGTCATTGTCAACTCCTGTGTTTGGGATATCTCAAG ATACAAGTCCAATTGGGTTGATGACTACAAAGAGAACTTGCGTACGTTCTTTAACAAGCTGAGTGGTATCCTGCCTGAGGAAACCTTGGTCATGTGGAGCCTCACTATGCCTTTAGCAGAGAGAATCAAAGGTGGTTTCCTGGTGCCTGAG ATTGAGCACATGGCCCCCCACCTGCGTTATGATGTGATCGAAGCTAACTTCTGCAGCGGGACTCTGGCTAACGCCTATGGGATAGACGTGTTGGACCTACACTACCAGTTCCGCTTTTCTCAGCAGCATCGCACGAAGGATGGAGTCCACTGGAATGCGCTTGCCCACCGCAGGATAACCTCCCTGCTGTTACAGCACGCTGCACAGGCCTGGGGCGTCAACGTGCCCTGTCAACTGACCACTGTTG AACATACTGAAGTTACTGTTCCTCAGCCAGTCTATGGAAAGGCTTCCAACCCTGCAGGTACAACATCAG GAGTGTGTCACGCAGGGTATGCCCCTAACTACCGCTGCCCGGCTCCCACCAACTATTTTTCCAGCATTG AGAGAAATTACCAAAGCTACAGGGAGGAGTTCAGCAATAATTCCCTCCCCTTACACTGCTACAACTTTGAGGACAACCACCAGCAGCAACGAACATATCGCCACAGGCCTGCCCTCCCACCACAGTTTCACAGAGAATCTGTCCACAGACGCAAGTATGACCAACATGGACAGGGTGGAAATG GTTTCCACTACAGACCTCACCACAGCCACGATCGCTACAATGAGCACCATCATCAGTATGTGATGAAGAGCCGACGCAGCAGACACCACTTTGCTCCATACGCCCACCACAGACCAGATCACTACCCCAGACATGGCAGTTACTACTGA
- the fam113 gene encoding PC-esterase domain-containing protein 1A isoform X2, with protein sequence MAGSKKTREMMECVSHQQVRQLLHNKFIVVLGDSIQRSVYKDLVLLLQKEKYLTLQQLRSKGEMSFEMDCLVEGGFLSQLHNGTDYREVRQFQSDHYLVRFYFVTRIFSRYMQSILDDFHNGLKPDVVIVNSCVWDISRYKSNWVDDYKENLRTFFNKLSGILPEETLVMWSLTMPLAERIKGGFLVPEIEHMAPHLRYDVIEANFCSGTLANAYGIDVLDLHYQFRFSQQHRTKDGVHWNALAHRRITSLLLQHAAQAWGVNVPCQLTTVEHTEVTVPQPVYGKASNPAGVCHAGYAPNYRCPAPTNYFSSIERNYQSYREEFSNNSLPLHCYNFEDNHQQQRTYRHRPALPPQFHRESVHRRKYDQHGQGGNGFHYRPHHSHDRYNEHHHQYVMKSRRSRHHFAPYAHHRPDHYPRHGSYY encoded by the exons ATGGCGGGGTCGAAGAAAACT AGGGAGATGATGGAGTGTGTGAGCCACCAGCAGGTCCGCCAGTTGCTCCATAACAAGTTCATCGTGGTGCTGGGAGACTCCA TTCAGAGGTCTGTATACAAGGACCTTGTTCTGCTGCTACAAAAGGAGAAATATCTCACCTTACAACAACTCAGGAGCAAG ggCGAGATGAGCTTTGAAATGGACTGCCTAGTAGAAGGTGGCTTTCTAAGCCAATTGCACAATGGAACAGATTACAGAGAGGTCCGACAGTTTCAGTCCGACCACTACCTGGTCCGCTTCTACTTTGTGACACGCATCTTCTCTCGCTACATGCAGAGCATCCTAGATGACTTCCACAATGGCTTGAAACCAGATGTAGTCATTGTCAACTCCTGTGTTTGGGATATCTCAAG ATACAAGTCCAATTGGGTTGATGACTACAAAGAGAACTTGCGTACGTTCTTTAACAAGCTGAGTGGTATCCTGCCTGAGGAAACCTTGGTCATGTGGAGCCTCACTATGCCTTTAGCAGAGAGAATCAAAGGTGGTTTCCTGGTGCCTGAG ATTGAGCACATGGCCCCCCACCTGCGTTATGATGTGATCGAAGCTAACTTCTGCAGCGGGACTCTGGCTAACGCCTATGGGATAGACGTGTTGGACCTACACTACCAGTTCCGCTTTTCTCAGCAGCATCGCACGAAGGATGGAGTCCACTGGAATGCGCTTGCCCACCGCAGGATAACCTCCCTGCTGTTACAGCACGCTGCACAGGCCTGGGGCGTCAACGTGCCCTGTCAACTGACCACTGTTG AACATACTGAAGTTACTGTTCCTCAGCCAGTCTATGGAAAGGCTTCCAACCCTGCAG GAGTGTGTCACGCAGGGTATGCCCCTAACTACCGCTGCCCGGCTCCCACCAACTATTTTTCCAGCATTG AGAGAAATTACCAAAGCTACAGGGAGGAGTTCAGCAATAATTCCCTCCCCTTACACTGCTACAACTTTGAGGACAACCACCAGCAGCAACGAACATATCGCCACAGGCCTGCCCTCCCACCACAGTTTCACAGAGAATCTGTCCACAGACGCAAGTATGACCAACATGGACAGGGTGGAAATG GTTTCCACTACAGACCTCACCACAGCCACGATCGCTACAATGAGCACCATCATCAGTATGTGATGAAGAGCCGACGCAGCAGACACCACTTTGCTCCATACGCCCACCACAGACCAGATCACTACCCCAGACATGGCAGTTACTACTGA